The proteins below are encoded in one region of Myxocyprinus asiaticus isolate MX2 ecotype Aquarium Trade chromosome 13, UBuf_Myxa_2, whole genome shotgun sequence:
- the si:ch211-76l23.4 gene encoding uncharacterized protein si:ch211-76l23.4, whose translation MSFRESLLFLTVAVVLVCGQRRRPAKEEWNYRDGAEKVNMRGVANLTQVLDDWRFDILNQIKGLLQNDHQSLLPDYSRIQPLSEALDDLYKEFNALKAHLGELTEKFVPLETYIDELKTERANANASPTSPVRRRVIKKKILGS comes from the exons ATGAGTTTCAGGGAGAGTCTGTTGTTCCTGACTGTGGCCGTGGTCCTAGTCTGTGGTCAGAGGAGACGCCCTGCAAAAGAAGAGTGGAACTACCGTGATGGTG CTGAGAAAGTAAACATGCGAGGAGTTGCAAACTTGACTCAGGTCCTGGATGATTGGAGGTTTGATATCCTGAACCAAATAAAGGGACTTCTACAAAATGACCACCAGTCCTTGCTGCCAGACTACTCCAG GATCCAACCTCTCTCTGAGGCTTTGGATGACTTGTACAAGGAGTTCAATGCCCTGAAAGCACATCTAGGTGAGCTGACCGAAAAGTTTGTACCACTGGAGACCTACATTGATGAACTGAAGACAGAGAGGGCCAATGCGAACGCATCACCTACCAGTCCAGTGCGCAGAAGGGTCATTAAGAAGAAGATTCTTGGCTCCTAA